The proteins below come from a single Nocardiopsis gilva YIM 90087 genomic window:
- a CDS encoding CBS domain-containing protein, whose protein sequence is MTAPRLLLTEDTRVKEAAAEFVRTGVEAAPVIGAGGTLSGIVAEVDLLRDRMEADPRASMIPRSEPRTPLPLRVADVMTRRVVTATEVGDVAELADRMCRARVRCVPVVDEGSVVGMVCRRELLRSYARPDDRIRREVLTALSVRGPYTRGWDVRVRDGVAHLSGSNGHSASESSLVASIARTVPGVSRVVVEASGCAPALRPVHTAAAP, encoded by the coding sequence ATGACGGCGCCCCGTCTGCTCCTGACGGAGGACACGCGGGTCAAGGAGGCGGCCGCCGAGTTCGTACGTACGGGCGTCGAGGCCGCGCCGGTCATCGGTGCCGGTGGGACGCTCAGCGGGATCGTGGCCGAGGTCGACCTGCTGCGCGACCGCATGGAGGCCGATCCGCGGGCGTCGATGATCCCGCGCTCGGAGCCGCGTACGCCGTTGCCGCTCCGGGTCGCCGATGTGATGACCCGCAGGGTGGTCACGGCCACCGAGGTCGGCGATGTCGCGGAGCTGGCGGATCGCATGTGCCGCGCCCGCGTCCGGTGCGTTCCGGTGGTGGACGAGGGCAGCGTTGTCGGCATGGTCTGCCGCCGCGAGCTGCTGCGGTCGTATGCCCGTCCCGATGACCGAATTCGGCGCGAGGTGCTGACGGCGCTCAGCGTGCGCGGCCCGTATACGCGAGGGTGGGACGTCCGTGTCCGGGACGGTGTCGCGCACCTGTCCGGCTCCAACGGACACAGCGCGTCGGAGAGTTCGCTGGTGGCGAGCATCGCGCGGACCGTGCCCGGGGTGAGCCGCGTGGTCGTGGAGGCCTCTGGTTGTGCGCCGGCCTTACGGCCGGTGCACACGGCCGCCGCTCCGTGA
- a CDS encoding helix-turn-helix domain-containing protein gives MKTTHRPEHARGDLGRRVAHRRTELGLSREDVARRAGMHPGYVAYIEESPPQLTRAALHRLARALRTSAEALLGAESDAPPGCHPTYIADAELRELSREECLELIEPGGVGRLAFHVADETWPSVLPVNFAVVDGTVLLRTLAGGTIDRYARGDVGFEVDAIDGAMSEGWSVLVAGRARQVSGSAELMAILAAVPVRPWPGGDRATYVRIFPHRITGRRVRSRWAP, from the coding sequence ATGAAGACCACCCACCGCCCAGAGCACGCCAGGGGCGACCTTGGACGGCGTGTGGCCCACCGCCGCACCGAGCTCGGCCTGAGCCGTGAGGACGTGGCGCGACGCGCCGGGATGCACCCGGGGTACGTCGCCTATATCGAGGAGTCACCGCCCCAGCTCACCCGGGCGGCGCTGCACCGGCTCGCCCGTGCGCTGCGGACGTCGGCCGAGGCGCTCCTCGGCGCCGAATCCGATGCACCACCCGGCTGCCACCCCACCTACATCGCCGACGCCGAGCTGCGTGAGCTCAGCCGCGAGGAGTGCCTGGAGCTGATCGAGCCCGGCGGTGTGGGACGCCTCGCGTTTCACGTCGCGGACGAGACATGGCCCAGTGTCCTGCCGGTCAATTTCGCGGTGGTCGACGGCACGGTCCTGCTCCGGACGCTGGCGGGCGGGACCATCGACCGCTACGCGCGCGGCGATGTCGGCTTCGAGGTGGACGCGATCGACGGGGCGATGAGCGAGGGGTGGAGCGTTCTGGTCGCGGGCCGCGCGCGGCAGGTGAGCGGCTCGGCGGAGCTGATGGCCATACTGGCCGCCGTTCCCGTCCGACCGTGGCCGGGCGGCGACCGTGCTACCTATGTCCGGATCTTCCCGCACCGGATCACCGGCCGACGCGTCCGCTCGCGGTGGGCGCCCTAG
- a CDS encoding helix-turn-helix transcriptional regulator — translation MRASRLLSLLLLLQNRGRMTAARLAEELEVSERTIYRDVESLNAAGVPIYADRGTGGGYSLMEGYRTRLTGLTEGQAESLFLTGVPGAAAELGLGAEMAAANLKLLAALPAEMRERAERVRSRFHLDAPGWWQDRDPVPHLSALAAAVWEEHTVEVAYRRYDGRHVRRTLDPLGLVLKAGTWYFLARPHAARPESARADSDRPPTRQVRTFRVTRIEELTDTGVVFQRPEGFDLAEQWAIWSRDFEESRHSLRARVRLTPLGLELVRALSSAITAAGTSGAEVGEDGRYEVELRVESVEIAVSEFVRYGPEIEVLGPPELRTRLAEFARATAAVYGEAAP, via the coding sequence ATGCGCGCCAGTCGACTGCTCTCCCTGCTCCTCCTTCTGCAGAACCGGGGCCGGATGACGGCGGCCCGGCTCGCCGAGGAGCTGGAGGTCTCGGAGCGCACCATCTACCGGGATGTGGAGTCGCTCAACGCCGCGGGCGTCCCGATCTACGCCGACCGGGGCACCGGCGGCGGGTACAGCCTGATGGAGGGCTACCGGACCCGGCTCACCGGCCTCACCGAGGGCCAGGCCGAGTCGCTGTTCCTGACCGGGGTGCCCGGCGCCGCCGCCGAGCTCGGGCTGGGCGCCGAGATGGCCGCGGCCAATCTCAAGTTGCTGGCCGCGCTCCCCGCGGAGATGCGCGAGCGCGCCGAGCGCGTGCGCTCCCGCTTCCATCTGGACGCGCCCGGCTGGTGGCAGGACCGCGACCCGGTCCCCCACCTGTCGGCCCTGGCCGCGGCGGTGTGGGAGGAGCACACGGTCGAGGTCGCCTACCGCCGCTACGATGGGCGCCACGTCCGGCGGACATTGGACCCTCTCGGTCTGGTGCTGAAGGCCGGCACCTGGTACTTTCTCGCTCGCCCGCACGCCGCGCGTCCGGAGTCCGCGCGAGCGGACAGCGACCGCCCGCCGACCCGGCAGGTGCGCACGTTTCGGGTCACGCGCATCGAGGAGCTCACCGACACCGGGGTCGTGTTCCAGCGGCCCGAAGGCTTCGATCTGGCCGAGCAGTGGGCGATCTGGTCGCGCGACTTCGAGGAGAGCCGACACTCCCTTCGCGCCCGGGTACGCCTTACGCCGCTCGGGCTGGAGCTGGTGCGGGCACTGTCCAGCGCCATCACCGCCGCCGGGACCTCCGGTGCCGAGGTGGGCGAGGACGGCCGCTACGAGGTCGAGCTGCGCGTCGAATCGGTCGAAATCGCGGTCTCGGAATTCGTGCGGTACGGCCCCGAGATCGAGGTCCTCGGCCCGCCCGAGCTGCGCACCCGCCTCGCCGAGTTCGCCCGCGCCACCGCCGCGGTCTACGGGGAGGCGGCCCCGTGA